A window of Platichthys flesus chromosome 23, fPlaFle2.1, whole genome shotgun sequence contains these coding sequences:
- the meig1 gene encoding meiosis expressed gene 1 protein homolog, whose amino-acid sequence MSCAGEDPPEPRSMSRARQWTAEVENLFRFQLAGYRDEVEYSQVKQGASVDKWPNSGFVKKLQRRDDTFYYYDKKRECQDREVHKVKVFTY is encoded by the exons ATGTCCTGTGCTGGTGAAGACCCCCCCGAGCCCAGGTCCATGAGCAGAGCCAGGCAGTGGACAGCAGAGGTGGAGAACCTGTTTCGATTCCAGCTGGCAGGCTACAGAGATGAAGTGGAGTATTCACAAGTCAAACAAGGAGCTTCG GTTGACAAATGGCCGAACTCCGGCTTCGTGAAGAAGCTCCAGCGTCGAGATGACACGTTTTATTACTACGACAAGAAACGTGAATGTCAGGACCGAGAAGTCCATAAAGTCAAAGTCTTCACATATTAG
- the dclre1c gene encoding protein artemis, which yields MSSFTGRMKEYPALSLDRFDRDNIFSRAYFLSHCHKDHMKGLKGPLLKRKLQFSRTVRLYCSFVTKELLLSNPKYQFWAQFIVPLELESPTQISLVDEASGEKEELVVTLLPAGHCPGSVMFLFEGSQGNVLYTGDFRFAVGDASRMELLHSGSRVKDIQSIYLDSTFYDSRFYQIPTREVCLNGISELIGNWISQSSYHVVWLNCRAAYGYEYLFTNLGETFNTQIHVNNLEMFKKMPEILSYVTTDRRTQIHACRHPKAEEYLQGNRLPCGCTAGDGTRLQIISIKPSTMWFGERTRKTNVIIKTGAFSYRACFSFHSSYAELKDFLTYLQPVNIHPSVIPMGRTLTEVTQMLKLMCRDQSDQTAFVYKPLGVLKRSRMEQTTNDSGSDDELFDGRDLAPVRKKMGLNQEEEEEKIQRTAPPISVDESLPPSVANTQSVAGDYVDCTESNGEEEDDEDEEQEEQEGQGDMKPMKEEVTKEEENKMEAENQEIPKWEDFFSAEMPTDSQNSQSQSCCSYPSPSPSKMTSSQMPELFSDEDEEEETPESNDHEPFSLTLSASLSNHSSQNMDSCFPDTLILRPEGERGETRTNTVPQRQEEDGLIVQSEPEELSQSQASSDFDIPCTPESKAPRPDELSQLYQALASGEEDLLREGSKGFS from the exons ATGAGCTCGTTCACAGGGCGGATGAAGGAATATCCCGCGCTGTCCCTGGACCGGTTCGACCGGGACAACATCTTCTCCCGGGCGTACTTCCTGTCCCACTGCCACAAAG atCACATGAAGGGGCTGAAGGGGCCTCTGCTGAAGAGGAAGCTTCAGTTCAG TCGCACAGTCCGGCTCTACTGCTCCTTTGTGACCAAGGAGCTCCTGCTCAGTAATCCAAAGTACCAGTTCTGGGCCCAGTTCATC GTTCCACTGGAGCTGGAGAGTCCCACTCAGATCTCCCTGGTGGACGAGGCTTCAGGAGAG AAAGAAGAGCTCGTGGTGACGTTGCTTCCTGCAGGTCATTGTCCCGGCTCTGTCAT gttcCTGTTTGAGGGTTCTCAGGGAAACGTGTTGTACACAGGAGACTTCAGGTTCGCTGTGGGAGACGCGTCGAGGATGGAGCTTCTCCACTCGGGCAGCAG GGTTAAAGATATTCAGAGCATTTATCTGGACTCCACTTTCTACGACTCTCGCTTCTATCAAATACCCACTCGA gaggTGTGTCTGAACGGCATCTCGGAGCTCATCGGAAACTGGATCTCTCAGAGTTCTTATCACGTCGTGTGGCTCAACTGTCGAGCTGCGTATGGATATGAATACCTGTTCACCAACCTGGGAGAGACGTTCAACACTCAG ATCCATGTCAATAATCTGGAGATGTTCAAGAAGATGCCAGAGATCCTGAGCTACGTGACGACCGACCGCAGGACTCAGATCCACGCCTGTCGACACCCGAAG gctgaGGAGTATTTACAAGGCAACCGGCTGCCGTGTGGTTGCACCGCCGGCGACGGGACTCGTCTTCAAATCATCAGCATCAAACCATCGACCATGTGGTTCGGGGAGAGAACCAGGAAAACCAACGTCATAATAAA AACAGGAGCCTTTTCCTACAGAGCCTGTTTCAGTTTCCACTCCTCCTACGCTGAG CTGAAAGACTTTCTGACGTATCTTCAGCCCGTCAACATCCATCCCAGTGTGATCCCTATGGGCCGGACTCTGACTGAGGTCACACAGAT GTTGAAGCTGATGTGCAGGGACCAATCGGATCAGACAGCGTTCGTATATAAACCTCTGGGAGTTCTCAAACGCAGCAGGATGGAGCAAACTACCAAcg ATTCTGGCAGCGATGACGAGCTGTTTGACGGACGGGACCTGGCACCAGTGAGGAAGAAGATGGGACTgaaccaagaagaagaagaag AGAAAATTCAGAGAACAGCGCCCCCTATATCTGTGGATGAGTCTTTACCTCCGTCAGTCGCCAACACACAGTCTGTTGCAGGTGACTACGTCGACTGCACCGAGTCCAatggtgaagaggaagatgatgaggatgaggagcaggaggagcaggagggacaGGGTGACATGAAACcgatgaaggaggaggtgacaaaagaagaagagaacaagATGGAGGCAGAAAACCAAGAGATTCCAAAGTGGGAGGACTTCTTCTCTGCAGAAATGCCGACTGACAGCCAGAACAGCCAATCCCAGTCCTGCTGCTCCTACCCcagcccctccccctccaaGATGACCAGCTCACAGATGCCCGAGCTTTTCAGTgatgaagacgaagaagaagaaactcctGAAAGCAACGACCACGAACCCTTCAGCCTGACCCTGTCGGCCTCCTTGTCCAATCATTCCTCCCAGAACATGGACTCGTGTTTCCCCGACACCTTGATCCTCCGCCCGGAGGGGGAACGAGGAGAAACAAGGACCAATACCGTCCCtcagagacaagaggaggacgGGCTGATCGTCCAATCAGAGCCTGAGGAGCTGTCACAGTCCCAGGCGTCCTCAGACTTTGACATTCCCTGCACGCCAGAGTCGAAGGCGCCACGACCAGATGAACTGTCCCAGCTGTACCAGGCGTTGGCGTCAGGGGAGGAAGACCTCCTCCGAGAAGGAAGTAAGGGTTTTAGTTGA
- the LOC133948502 gene encoding overexpressed in colon carcinoma 1 protein homolog isoform X2: protein MGCGNSSPATTTSHSNKDGSFSNEGRAETPTKVSNDLPEDEKRLNYGGVYVGLPTDMSNIPQLQIGVLRETESDLASLMRPLWGNGS from the exons ATGGGTTGTGGGAACTCTTCCCCGGCGACGACCACCAGCCACAGCAACAAAGACGGCAGCTTCAGCAACGAAG GTCGAGCTGAGACTCCGACCAAAgt ATCAAATGACTTGCCTGAAGATGAAAAAAGACT aaactATGGCGGTGTGTATGTGGGTTTACCGACAGACATGAGCAACATCCCTCAACTACAAATCGGAGTGCTAAgag AGACGGAGTCAGACCTGGCGTCCCTCATGAGACCGCTGTGGGGGAACGGATCCTAA
- the LOC133948502 gene encoding overexpressed in colon carcinoma 1 protein homolog isoform X1, whose protein sequence is MGCGNSSPATTTSHSNKDGSFSNEGRAETPTKVVDRSNDLPEDEKRLNYGGVYVGLPTDMSNIPQLQIGVLRETESDLASLMRPLWGNGS, encoded by the exons ATGGGTTGTGGGAACTCTTCCCCGGCGACGACCACCAGCCACAGCAACAAAGACGGCAGCTTCAGCAACGAAG GTCGAGCTGAGACTCCGACCAAAgt tgtcGACAGATCAAATGACTTGCCTGAAGATGAAAAAAGACT aaactATGGCGGTGTGTATGTGGGTTTACCGACAGACATGAGCAACATCCCTCAACTACAAATCGGAGTGCTAAgag AGACGGAGTCAGACCTGGCGTCCCTCATGAGACCGCTGTGGGGGAACGGATCCTAA
- the cpm gene encoding carboxypeptidase M → MSSAEGRTAVMSSLLFLLPFLILSPTSSLEFRYHNNREIEQYLHQISSSNPDIAHVYSIGQSVRGQQLWVLVLGLSPRSHTLGIPEFKYVANMHGNEVLGRVLLLQLVDDLVRGYRSNESWSLQLLNSTRIHVLPTMNPDGFDEAGTHCQYSQGRFNHNGVDLNRNFPDAFARLRRPQQPDEEKREAEVRAVIGWLKTETFVLSANLHGGALVASYPYDNSNGGSEQVGGASIAPDDDVFVNLAKVYSHNHGSMHRGGGCDVGATFVDGITNGFLWYPLEGGMQDYNYVWAQCLELTLEISCCKFPPVSELPALWADNRKSLLAFIQQVHLGVKGRVFDGSGVPVQNALVEVKGRKNTCPFRSDRHGEYFRLLLPGTYSFTVTYPGHEVLTETLTVPYGPDRYSAMKHDFLLQRTDANSPPANPTSATPTITPTCNYTLNLEGGSAMATPTWAGLSAALVFAAALRSATD, encoded by the exons ATGTCAAGTGCTGAAG GTCGCActgcagtgatgtcatcactcctcttcctcctgcccttcctcatcctctccccCACCTCATCGCTGGAGTTCCGTTATCACAACAACCGTGAGATCGAGCAGTACCTCCATCAGATCAGCTCCTCCAACCCCGACATCGCACACGTGTACAGCATCGGCCAGTCCGTCAGAG gtcagCAGCTGTGGGTGTTGGTTCTGGGTCTAAGTCCTCGGAGTCACACCCTCGGGATCCCAGAGTTCAAATATGTGGCCAACATGCATGGAAAcgag gttctCGGCcgtgtgctgctgctccagctcgtGGACGACCTGGTGCGTGGTTACCGCAGCAATGAATCTtggtctctgcagctgctgaacagCACCCGGATCCACGTCCTCCCCACGATGAACCCTGACGGCTTCGACGAGGCCGGTACACACTGCCAGTACAGCCAgggcag gtTCAATCATAACGGCGTCGACCTGAACAGGAACTTCCCCGACGCCTTCGCTCGTCTGCGACGGCCACAGCAGCCtgatgaggagaagagggaggcagag GTccgggctgtgattggctggttgaAGACTGAGACTTTCGTTCTCTCTGCAAATCTTCACGGTGGAGCTCTGGTGGCCAGTTACCCCTACGACAACAGCAACgggg gCAGCGAGCAGGTGGGCGGGGCCAGCATCGCCCCTGATGACGACGTGTTCGTTAACCTGGCGAAGGTTTACTCCCACAACCACGGCTCCATGCACCGGGGGGGCGGCTGCGATGTCGGGGCGACCTTCGTAGACGGCATCACCAACGGATTCCTGTGGTATCCTCTGGAAG GTGGGATGCAGGACTACAACTACGTGTGGGCTCAGTGTCTGGAGCTGACTCTGGAAATTTCCTGCTGCAAGTTTCCTCCAGTCAGTGAACTTCCTGCTCTGTGGGCGGACAACAGGAAGTCGCTGCTCGCCTTCATCCAGCAGGTCCACCTGG gggtcaaaggtcgtgtGTTTGACGGCTCCGGGGTGCCTGTGCAGAACGCCCttgtggaggtcaaaggtcgtaaGAACACGTGTCCGTTCCGAAGCGACCGACACGGAGAATACTTCCGACTGCTGCTGCCCGGGACCTACAGCTTCACA gtgacgtACCCGGGTCACGAGGTTCTGACGGAGACTCTCACCGTGCCGTACGGGCCCGACCGCTACTCCGCCATGAAACACGACTTCCTGCTGCAACGCACCGACGCTAACTCCCCCCCGGCTAACCCCACCAGTGCTACCCCCACCATCACCCCCACCTGTAACTACACGTTAAACCTGGAGGGAGGTAGCGCCATGGCCACGCCCACATGGGCGGGGCTGAGTGCGGCGCTCGTGTTCGCGGCGGCGCTCCGATCGGCGACTGACTGA